A stretch of DNA from Besnoitia besnoiti strain Bb-Ger1 chromosome II, whole genome shotgun sequence:
TTGTGTCGACGCGCGGCCTCACCTTTTTTCTTCCccttttttcttccttttcgtCCCGGGTGATTTTGTAGTCACAGGGGACCGTGCAGTGAGCTCGCTTTCGTAGCAGCGCCCTTTTCTACAGGTCCTCTGTGTGGGCCCCTGCTGTTGTGCCCGTGCACGCTAAACTGTGAATCTTCGACATCACGCTCTTCCCCTTTTTCGCAGTAATCTCTTCTGTACCTTTCGTATTTGACGAGAGGCGTTAGCCGAGGGAGAAGCTTGGCCTTCTAGTGTTTCGCCTGAATATCCACATTCTGGCGGAAACTCCGTTGGTTTcccctcgtcgtcgtgtGTCTTCCCCCACCGGTTAAACGATGCGAGTTCCCATCGCCTCGTCGAGCATttcgaaggcagcggcgcggcggcgctcgacgcccgCCACGGGGCCTTTGGCCCCCGCCACCCCTGCGGTCCCTGCTGCCCCGTTCGCCTTCCCCCTGTCGGTCGCGACGCGCCCCTTTGTGAGTTCGCCCTCGGTCCTCTTCGCTCCGAATGTTGCCTACAGTGCAGGCGTGGTGGCTCCAGTTTTCGGCGAtctgcgctctgcggcctgcTTCCTTTCTCCCGGCTGCGGCCTGAATCAAAAAAtgcgcttcttcagcgtcACCCCGCCCCCAGTGTACAACGGGAACCCCGAATTCGTCGAGGATCAAACCGCGCTCTACCCGCAGCAGGACATGGGCTAcgacgcggcctcgccgtaTGCTTCTGCGGGGGCTCCCTACGACGCCTCGAGCGCCATGGGCGCCTACGCTGCTCAGGGTGCCCCCGGGCAGGCTGTGCCGGGCTACGCGCCCCCGTATGGAGCCCCAGCCTacggcggaggcgtgccCCAGGGCGGAGCTCCCTACGGAGCCCCAGGCGTGCCTGCGGGCGGCTActacgcgccgccgcctcaggtcgcgccgccggcttacggcgaggaggcggctcGGTGGGGCGAGGTCCAGCCGGGGCATCAGCAGGGGGACGGTGGCTACTgggggggcgacgaggcccaGCGGCACATGGCGGCGCAAGGGTACGCTGCCCAGATGCCCGGGTACTCGGTCCCCGGGGCCTacccgccccccgccgcgccgcacggcGTGCACCCCGGCGCCCACCCGCCTCATGCGTACGGCTACCCAGCTACAACGCCAGCGTACCCGGCCGGTGACCAGTCGAACTACTACGCCGCTGCCTATCCCCAGTCTCCTcaggcgccgcctggcggctACCCCGGGGGCTTCGGGGGGGCGGCCCCTCAGTACCAGCGCCCGTACTACGGCGAGCCGCAAGGCGTGCAGGCCCCTGGAGCCCAAGGCGCCACGGGCCAGCCTGGTGACGAGTCCGCGCGCTTCCAGGAGCGCATGatggagctgctgcagaggcggctcGGCCACAAAGCGTGGCTGTACGAGTCGGCGCTGAAGAAGGGAGGCCCGGAGGGCCTGCTTCGCCTGGCGAACGACCCCGAGGTGctgatgcatgcgcgctcgACGGACTTGGTCTACATCCTCACGCGTTTCCATCATTCGTTCAGGATGAACAGAGTGCAGCTGGCTGCCGGGGGGGGTGCGGATGACGCCGCGTCGGTtgtgggcgacggcgccggcgcggacggggcctcggaggccgcgggcgccgaggaggctcgggagggcggcgcagtgACGCAGGAATCTGACAGGATTCTGGCTGAACTCGCCAAGTTCATCAACAacgtccgcgtcgtcctgaagcgccgcgacgcgcgctccGAGGTCGGTTTGCAGCCCTTCAGACAGACGTctgcggagcggcgcgagggcgagggcgacgcgcagcacaAGATCGGCAAAGGCTTTCTGCTcgatcgcgcgcgcgtcttccacCTCCTCGCAGCGCTGACGCTGCCCGAGTGCTCAGCGGCCCGCGCACTGTCGCGCCCGAAGCTCTACTCGAAGATCGCTTTGCCCTTCTGCGCCATCGCCTCTGAAGAGGCCTCCGTCTTCTACGACTTGGACGTCTCCCGCGTGCggggcggcgtcgtcgccaccatggagctgcttcgcctcgtcggcttCACAGGAAGAATCAGCCACTTTCAGCACTTGATCCTCGAGGACGTGCCCGCGACCACGCCCAACGcagcccgcgacgccggcgctgaGGCAGCCGCCCTGGCGGTCGAGGGAAGCCaagacgccgacgagaagggcgcgagggacggcgaagagccgaCCTACCGGCGCGTGCCCGTCGACAAAGATGACAGCCGCCGCATCTGGGAGAAACTCGCGCAGGTCTACATCGGATCGATGGATCAAATTCGACTCGAGCACCTGCTCCCGGCCTTCACCGGCATTTCCGTCCTCTTTGAGAAAGACATGATCTCCCGACCCATCTTCCTCCAGGTCGTTTCCGGTGAGAAGACAGAAATTTTCGCGGTTCAAGATCGAGCCAGAGGCTCGACACGTgcgtgcgcgcctgtcgctctTCGTCCTTGTAAAGGCTCCTGCCTGTCGCCAGTCTGACTCTTGTCTGTGGACTTACATGTGTCTTCACCGAGGGAGGGCAGGGCTGAGGGATCTCGTGCTGTTTCAGCCGATcagaagaggcagcgaccGCCAAGATCTCCTCTTTTGCACTtccctgcgcaggcgtctgtCGCCTGTTTTGTTTTCCCGCGTCTTCTATTTGATATGTCTCTGCGTCGATGCGTGCGTGGAGTCCGCGTTTCCTCTGTGGCGTCCGCAGAGCTCTGCCAGCGGATGGTGGTGCCGAATGCCTTCGGCCAAAACGaggcgaggggcggcgccgcgctgcagctgctcctggAACAGTGCACGAACACGATGCGCTGCCAGCAGCAGAATCAGCGCCTCGGCTTCagctcgctccgcgcgctcgccagaATCATGCGCGAGTAAGTCGCAGTGAGAAACGAGACGAGCAAAACGGGCAACCCCTCTGGGCATCGATAGCTGTGAGCGACTGCATGTGGAGTCTGAATGCGTATTGAGAAGTTGAATGGAGCTGCCGTGCGTCACGCTGCAAACCGGGATCCAGCCGGAGGGACCCAGCTGCAGCTCACTGCATCAGGATGTGGTGCACGCAGGAGATGAGCCGATTTATCTCGAAGCATGGCGCGTAACGGGCATATCTTTATCTCAAGGTGCTTGCTTGCATGTATCCTCATGTGCGCAAATTTGTTCACTCTTGTCTATATACATTCCGGAAGCCCCTTAGCGAGCAGATATGCGTCCGCGACCCCGCGCTCCGCGTGGATTGCCACATGCGTGCGTTTTGTGCGTAAAActtgccgccgccgtcaTGGCTCTAACCTGCCGCTGTCGTTTTTTGTTCTCTTAGGACGCGATCGGACGTCGTTATCCGCTGCCTGTCGTCTCTTTCgctccttcgctgcctccgtAAGCGCTTCCCCAGATTGTTTTCCTCTGCGAAAGAACGTTTGCACAGCCGACGCAGAAAGCTTTACCCGCATGTCGAATACGCCCCTTGGACGTGTTTTTCCCGCTGCGTTGGTCGCAGTTCGTTGTACTCGAGGGAGTGAGACGTCTGCGTCAGGCGCCCTCCTTCCCGCGCTTCAGTGCCTGCACGAtactgtatatatataatgcTCCCTGCTCTGAAGGCCGCTCCGCCTCGTTTTCACCTCGCATAGCGCCTGTCTCACCCATTAGCTTAGGCTCGTGCCTCCGATCTCATGTACAGGCGAAGAGAACCTTGGGTTCTTCAGCTCGGTGCTGCTCAAGCGGCACTACAGGCAAGACGTTGCGGCGCGACAgctgtcgccgcggacgctggCCGCGCTGATCTTCACGCATGCGATGAcgggctcgcgcgcaggTAAGCgtgcgacgcggcgaagactgGAACGGTCTACGGGAAGAGAGACACCCTCCGGCAGGGCTAGACGTGGCAGAACTGCAGGCGTAGCCGGAGGCGTCCACATCACAGGCACAAGGAAGCACGACACAACAATGGCGAGCACTCGATTGCTTCTCAGGCGACGTGGCTCTGAGGCGACAGAGGGGACACGTGAATTCGTGCGTCGACTCAAGTGTATTGACATAGAGCGATGAAGGCCGTGAGAGAGGTTCGACAGGGTAATTATATTCCTGTAATGGTAACAAGGATGGCGGCCGACGCGGCAGTCCTGCGGCACATTTCTCGTTTGCAGGCATGCACGTTGGCGAGCTCACCAAGGTCATGACGTCTATGATGGGCACcgtcgagcgcgagcgcgtcatTAGCACCGAAGACAAATGCGTAGGAATCCTTTTCAAAGAACAGGAACGTGAGATAGCGGAGACACCAGGCCCGTAGACGGCTTTAACGCTTCTCGGCGTTCTGAGAACCCTAACAGGCCCGTCGGCGCCAGCACTCGCCTGATTCGCGCGGGTCCCTTTTTGCCGCTGTCATATTCGCATGCGTAGCTCCCTCAGCGTCAAAGGTCTTCTCGggtgcgtctgtctctgtctcgcttttGGTTCACAGAAACTCGCCTGGGCAATCTGCGCGCTACGCCTATACAGCCGAGAAGAATCGGCTGGGCAGTGGGATGAGAAGCTCGTCGCgagcctcctgcgccgcctcatGGAGCAGACCAAGGGTCTGAACGGCCGCCTCAGCTGCTACTTCTTGGTAAGATCTCAAGCCCCGCACCAACTCTTTCGGCTCTCCCTGTATGTGGACAAtgacgcgctgcagagcgacaTCTGCATGCCCAGGTCCTCGCATGTGCAGGATTTGCCTGGATTAGATGCCcttgcgtgcgcggcgcgtcctctctgtACAAGTCAGACAGATGAAAGGGCCTCCGCTGCTACCTGGTAGCCGCGGCGGACCCTCTGAGGCGCTGGGCGCCTACGGCGGCGTCTGTCTGATTGTGGCGAGTTATGAGACTTGCCCACTGCAGCCTTAGTGAATTTCCTTCTGTCATTTGCTCAGGAAGCTGCGAGGGAGTGCCGGGACGCTGTCGAGGAGATGCACCCTGGACAGGGCTTCAAGGTACGCACACAGGCGGTTTGACTGTTTCGCCATTTTGCACCGATATCTGCGGGCCGCCCGGCCTCTGTATGTGTGGGCGCGTGACCGTGTATACGTCCTGCTTGTGGAGCGCACCGTAGCCTCCGCCAGTTGTTTCCCCGCGAGGTCGCTTTATCGAATGCAGCTCGTCAGGTCACTCCCACCTAGAGCGGAGTTGCAGGTCGCCCTAGCTCGAGGGAGACTCGACTTGGTTCGTGCCGCACACGTGTCTGCATGATTGTATGTGTTCGTTTGCTGAAAGGCACATTGTTGTTTTCATGCGAATGTGTACGCGTGTTCCTGTGTCTTTCGGccgtttttttttgtttttcaggAATTTTTCCCGGCGGATCGCATCGACAAGGTGACTCAGGACTACGATCGCTTCGGCTACTACGCGATGCGGACCGACgtggcgctgcttcgccgcgcgctgctcacCTCCGGTGCGACCGTGAAGGTCTCCGCAGACCGCCAGCGCAGCCAAGAGAAAGCTTCCTTCTCGTCGTGGGGTgaggccgagggcgagtCGGAGGAAACCGGCTCCGCTAAGAAGGAGGTCGAGCCGAAGGACACCCAAAGCGAGCAAGAGAGTCTGGCAACCAGCCAAAACACccccagcgacgacgcgaccGCGGATTGGATCCGTGGAAGCGTGTGGGAGGAGGGAACGCTCCTGGACGGC
This window harbors:
- a CDS encoding hypothetical protein (encoded by transcript BESB_035380), with product MRVPIASSSISKAAARRRSTPATGPLAPATPAVPAAPFAFPLSVATRPFVSSPSVLFAPNVAYSAGVVAPVFGDLRSAACFLSPGCGLNQKMRFFSVTPPPVYNGNPEFVEDQTALYPQQDMGYDAASPYASAGAPYDASSAMGAYAAQGAPGQAVPGYAPPYGAPAYGGGVPQGGAPYGAPGVPAGGYYAPPPQVAPPAYGEEAARWGEVQPGHQQGDGGYWGGDEAQRHMAAQGYAAQMPGYSVPGAYPPPAAPHGVHPGAHPPHAYGYPATTPAYPAGDQSNYYAAAYPQSPQAPPGGYPGGFGGAAPQYQRPYYGEPQGVQAPGAQGATGQPGDESARFQERMMELLQRRLGHKAWLYESALKKGGPEGLLRLANDPEVLMHARSTDLVYILTRFHHSFRMNRVQLAAGGGADDAASVVGDGAGADGASEAAGAEEAREGGAVTQESDRILAELAKFINNVRVVLKRRDARSEVGLQPFRQTSAERREGEGDAQHKIGKGFLLDRARVFHLLAALTLPECSAARALSRPKLYSKIALPFCAIASEEASVFYDLDVSRVRGGVVATMELLRLVGFTGRISHFQHLILEDVPATTPNAARDAGAEAAALAVEGSQDADEKGARDGEEPTYRRVPVDKDDSRRIWEKLAQVYIGSMDQIRLEHLLPAFTGISVLFEKDMISRPIFLQVVSELCQRMVVPNAFGQNEARGGAALQLLLEQCTNTMRCQQQNQRLGFSSLRALARIMRETRSDVVIRCLSSLSLLRCLREENLGFFSSVLLKRHYRQDVAARQLSPRTLAALIFTHAMTGSRAGMHVGELTKVMTSMMGTVERERVISTEDKCKLAWAICALRLYSREESAGQWDEKLVASLLRRLMEQTKGLNGRLSCYFLEAARECRDAVEEMHPGQGFKEFFPADRIDKVTQDYDRFGYYAMRTDVALLRRALLTSGATVKVSADRQRSQEKASFSSWGEAEGESEETGSAKKEVEPKDTQSEQESLATSQNTPSDDATADWIRGSVWEEGTLLDGYPVAFYCPEKKIAADIDRPARLPAKYMKMRHMQKYLEEQGIRYIIYSEELRLHHEDTFTGFLTLIQNPDDKRATLAAVPKNAREMWTKRSGSGRAASEDGDASLGSVV